The genomic window CTGCCCTCCGCGATATTCTGACGGCCGCTACGCGCGGCCTGCATCATCTGGTCCACCGTGCGCGAGCGCGGATCGAGAAACTTCTCGCAGAACCAGTACGTCGCGTCGTAGATCACGGTGGCGGTCTGAAACGTGCGTAACTCGCGATAGCCACCGCTGTTCCGGATATTACCCATAATTTTCCTCCCCTACGCCGCGAATTGGTTCAGCGAAACATAATCCTTGACGTATTCCGGTACGAGGGCGCGGTACTTCTCGGGCACGGCTTTGAAGTCGCGGGTCGAGAAGACGGGGTTGGTGGCCAGATCGGTGAACTGGCGGTGGTCAATGATGTCGCGCACGCGGCCACTGGTGACATAGGCCTTGAAGTAGTGCTTGATCGCCGGGATGGCGGAGGGCGGTTCGGGTACGCGGTCGGCGACGAACTTGGCGAACTCCTCTTCGAGCAGTTCGTCTTTGCTCTTGAAGCGCGGGATCATGCCGAAGACCCTCTCCAGGATCTCGCGCAGGGTGATGCGCCGGTCCACGGCGGCGGCTTTGCGGAGCTTGTCGAGGTTGTAGAACTCCTCGGGCTTGTCGAAGACCTCGCGGTTGACGTAGTCAATCACGCGGTCCCACTGGCCGGCCTCGACGGCGGCGGCGATGACCGGGTCGTCGCGTACGGTCTCCCCGAAGCGCTCGAAGAACATGCGGTCAATCTTCATGCCTTCGTAGCCGATCGTCTCCTCGCGGATCGAGGCGAGGATGTCGGCGCCGAGGTGTTCGTAGGCGCCTTCGTACACGACCGGTCCGCCGCCGCCGTCGCGCGGCTTGGTCGTCGGGCGCGGCAGTTTGAGGACCTCGTCGTAGTTGAACTCGGTCTCGAAGTACTCGCAGTTGGCGAAGAAGTCGAAGAGCTTGAAGGCGCTTTTCCGCGGTTGGCCGACGCCCGCGCGGAGGGTGTCGTCGAAGAGTTGCTCCAGGAAGTCGTGCTTGCGCGTGCCCCGCCCCTTGATCTGGATGAAGTCG from Lentisphaerota bacterium includes these protein-coding regions:
- a CDS encoding restriction endonuclease subunit R yields the protein SGNFIPAYKTSKARVCVTVGMMTTGYDCTDILNLGLFRPIFSPTDFIQIKGRGTRKHDFLEQLFDDTLRAGVGQPRKSAFKLFDFFANCEYFETEFNYDEVLKLPRPTTKPRDGGGGPVVYEGAYEHLGADILASIREETIGYEGMKIDRMFFERFGETVRDDPVIAAAVEAGQWDRVIDYVNREVFDKPEEFYNLDKLRKAAAVDRRITLREILERVFGMIPRFKSKDELLEEEFAKFVADRVPEPPSAIPAIKHYFKAYVTSGRVRDIIDHRQFTDLATNPVFSTRDFKAVPEKYRALVPEYVKDYVSLNQFAA